Proteins encoded together in one Nitrospirota bacterium window:
- a CDS encoding arylsulfatase encodes MKTKTMLAVLSLVLVAAIVLPAGAQEVLPRPEQPFKGEVGRTTKDSKLDFPQEVKAPKGAPNILLIMTDDVGFGATSPFGGPVPTPAFERVAQAGLRYTQFHTTALCSPTRAALLSGRNHHSAATGVIMELGTGYPGYNSLMPKSAGTFAEVLKQNGYNTAWYGKNHNVPDWHTSQAGPFDLWPTGLGFEYFYGFIGGDANQWAPAIFENTKPIEPPHDAKDYHFDKDMADHAIARIRLLNSVAPQKPWLQYYAPGTAHAPHHAPKEWIAKFKGQFDQGWDKVREETFARQKKLGILPANAKLTPRPAEIAAWDSLSADQKKLYARMMEVYAAALAHADYQINRILDAIEAMGETENTLVIYIQGDNGASAEGTPQGLLNEVAIFNMIPEASNEVLRRMDEIGGPTTYNHYPVGWAHAMDTPFQWAKQIASHFGGTRNGLAISWPARIKDQGGIRTQFHHVIDIYPTVLEAVGVQSPSVLNGVPQKPVEGVSMVYSFNDAKAPSARRTQYFEMFANRAIYHDGWVACTTPAVAPWVMGKAPAVDEYKWELYNVAEDFSESVNLAGKEPAKLRELQDLFWIEAAKYNVLPLDNSKVERFDVSLRPSLTHGRSVFTYYDGQTRISEGVAPDLKNKSWRIGADVEIPQSGAEGMIVTQGGRFNGIGLYLLGGKPVFHYNLVGVTRTTIAGPDKLAPGKHVILLDFKYDGGGIGKGGTATLTVDGKQVAQSRIERTISLRVALDETLDIGEDTGTPVSEDYHVPFKFTGDLNRVVIRLSDSPLSAEDEEQIRRAKAAINVGQ; translated from the coding sequence ATGAAAACCAAAACCATGCTCGCCGTCCTCAGCCTCGTGCTGGTCGCGGCCATCGTGCTGCCGGCAGGGGCGCAAGAAGTCCTTCCCAGACCCGAACAACCCTTCAAGGGCGAGGTCGGCCGCACGACCAAAGACTCCAAGCTGGACTTCCCGCAAGAGGTCAAAGCGCCCAAGGGCGCGCCGAACATTCTGCTCATCATGACCGATGACGTGGGCTTCGGCGCGACCAGTCCGTTCGGCGGGCCGGTTCCCACGCCCGCGTTCGAGCGGGTCGCGCAAGCGGGGCTGCGCTACACGCAGTTCCACACCACGGCGTTGTGCTCGCCCACGCGCGCGGCGCTCCTTTCCGGGCGTAACCACCACTCGGCGGCCACGGGCGTCATCATGGAATTGGGCACGGGCTATCCGGGCTACAACTCGCTGATGCCGAAGAGCGCCGGCACCTTCGCCGAGGTGCTCAAGCAGAACGGCTACAACACCGCCTGGTATGGCAAGAACCACAACGTCCCCGACTGGCACACCAGTCAAGCTGGGCCGTTCGACCTCTGGCCCACGGGGCTGGGCTTCGAATACTTCTACGGCTTCATCGGCGGCGACGCCAACCAGTGGGCGCCGGCCATTTTTGAGAACACCAAACCCATCGAACCGCCGCACGATGCAAAGGACTACCACTTCGACAAGGACATGGCCGACCACGCCATCGCCCGCATCCGCCTGTTGAATTCGGTCGCGCCGCAGAAGCCGTGGCTGCAATACTACGCGCCGGGCACGGCGCACGCGCCGCATCACGCCCCGAAGGAGTGGATCGCAAAGTTCAAGGGCCAGTTCGACCAGGGCTGGGACAAAGTGCGGGAAGAGACCTTTGCCCGCCAGAAAAAGCTGGGCATCCTCCCCGCCAACGCCAAGCTGACGCCCAGGCCTGCGGAGATCGCCGCCTGGGATAGCCTCAGCGCCGATCAGAAGAAGCTCTATGCCCGCATGATGGAGGTCTATGCCGCCGCCCTCGCGCACGCCGACTACCAGATCAACCGCATCCTCGACGCGATCGAGGCGATGGGTGAAACGGAGAACACGCTCGTCATCTATATCCAGGGCGACAACGGCGCGAGCGCCGAGGGCACGCCGCAGGGCCTGCTCAACGAGGTGGCTATTTTTAACATGATCCCGGAGGCCTCCAACGAAGTCCTGCGTCGCATGGACGAGATTGGCGGTCCGACGACCTACAACCACTATCCCGTCGGCTGGGCGCATGCCATGGACACGCCCTTCCAGTGGGCCAAGCAGATCGCCTCGCACTTCGGCGGCACGCGCAACGGCCTGGCGATCTCCTGGCCGGCGCGCATCAAGGATCAGGGCGGCATCCGCACGCAGTTCCACCACGTCATCGACATCTACCCGACGGTTCTCGAAGCCGTCGGCGTGCAGTCGCCTTCGGTGCTCAACGGTGTGCCGCAGAAGCCGGTCGAAGGCGTGAGCATGGTCTATTCGTTTAACGATGCCAAGGCCCCCTCGGCGCGCCGCACGCAGTACTTCGAGATGTTCGCCAACCGTGCCATCTATCACGACGGCTGGGTCGCCTGCACCACGCCTGCGGTTGCGCCTTGGGTCATGGGCAAAGCCCCGGCCGTGGACGAGTACAAGTGGGAGCTCTACAACGTGGCGGAGGACTTCAGTGAATCGGTCAACCTCGCCGGCAAAGAGCCCGCCAAGCTCCGCGAGTTGCAAGACCTCTTCTGGATCGAAGCCGCCAAGTACAACGTGCTCCCGCTCGACAACAGCAAGGTCGAGCGCTTCGACGTCAGCCTGCGTCCCAGCCTCACCCACGGTCGCTCCGTGTTCACCTATTACGACGGTCAGACGCGCATCTCCGAGGGCGTAGCGCCCGACCTCAAGAACAAGTCCTGGCGCATCGGCGCGGACGTGGAGATTCCCCAAAGCGGCGCGGAGGGAATGATCGTGACGCAGGGCGGACGCTTCAACGGCATCGGCCTCTACCTGCTCGGCGGCAAGCCGGTGTTCCACTACAACCTCGTCGGCGTCACCCGTACCACCATCGCCGGCCCGGACAAGCTCGCGCCGGGCAAGCATGTCATCCTGCTGGACTTCAAGTATGACGGCGGCGGCATCGGCAAAGGCGGCACGGCCACGCTGACGGTGGACGGCAAGCAAGTCGCCCAGAGCCGGATCGAGCGCACCATCTCGCTCCGCGTCGCGCTCGATGAAACGCTGGATATCGGCGAGGACACCGGCACGCCGGTCAGCGAGGACTACCACGTGCCGTTCAAGTTCACGGGGGACCTCAACCGCGTCGTCATCCGGCTGAGCGACTCCCCGCTCAGTGCGGAAGACGAGGAGCAGATCCGGCGGGCGAAAGCCGCCATCAATGTCGGACAGTAA
- a CDS encoding arylsulfatase translates to MRYVKKRARNTKGGAVMSRFLQWFVLVGAIALVAGALPAVAADKKPNILIIWGDDIGYWNVSAYNQGMMGYKTPNIDRIAKEGALFTDWYAQQSCTAGRAAFITGQSGFRTGLLRVGLPGAKEGLQARDVTIAELLKGQGYATAQFGKNHLGDRDEHLPTAHGFDEYMGTLYHLNAEDEPEHPDYFKDPALRKKYATRGVIHSWANPDGTQKIESAGVLNMKRMETIDDEIAKVSMDYLDKAKKADKPFFLWVNFTRMHIWLRLKEESRGKTGLGPYPDGMVEHDGHVGQVLDKLKELGLDENTIVMYSTDNGAMKDVWPEGGQSPFRGQKATNWEGGFRVPTAIRWPGVIKPGTVLNDIFAHEDMLPTLLAAAGVPDVKEQLLKGMKVGNKTFKVHLDGYNLTDALAGKTPSPRHEFFYFLDDGTLAGLRYDRWKIVFAEKPEYGWPVWQAEPTPLAFPKLFNLRADPFETADKDGMDYTRWTAEHAFVLVPAQQYVGKFLATFKEYPPSQKAGSFSLDRVLESLQTPTKGGN, encoded by the coding sequence ATGCGTTATGTCAAGAAACGCGCACGCAACACAAAAGGAGGAGCAGTCATGAGTCGTTTTCTTCAATGGTTCGTTCTCGTGGGAGCGATAGCGCTGGTCGCCGGCGCGCTCCCCGCGGTCGCCGCCGACAAGAAACCCAACATCCTCATCATCTGGGGTGACGACATCGGCTACTGGAACGTCAGCGCCTACAACCAGGGCATGATGGGCTACAAGACGCCGAACATTGACCGCATCGCGAAGGAAGGCGCGCTGTTCACCGACTGGTACGCCCAGCAGAGCTGCACGGCCGGGCGCGCGGCCTTCATCACAGGGCAAAGCGGCTTTCGCACCGGCCTGCTCAGGGTCGGCCTGCCGGGCGCCAAGGAAGGCTTGCAGGCGCGGGATGTCACCATCGCCGAGCTGCTCAAGGGCCAGGGCTATGCGACCGCCCAGTTCGGCAAGAACCACCTCGGCGACCGGGATGAACACCTGCCCACGGCCCACGGGTTCGACGAGTACATGGGCACGCTCTACCACCTCAACGCCGAGGATGAGCCGGAACATCCCGACTATTTCAAAGACCCGGCACTACGGAAGAAATACGCCACCCGCGGCGTGATCCATAGCTGGGCCAACCCGGACGGCACGCAAAAGATCGAGAGCGCCGGTGTGCTGAACATGAAGCGCATGGAGACAATCGACGACGAGATCGCCAAGGTCTCGATGGACTATCTCGACAAGGCCAAGAAGGCCGACAAGCCCTTCTTCCTCTGGGTGAATTTCACCCGCATGCACATCTGGCTGCGGCTCAAGGAAGAGAGCCGGGGCAAAACCGGCCTCGGCCCCTATCCCGACGGCATGGTCGAGCACGACGGCCACGTCGGCCAGGTGCTCGACAAGCTCAAGGAACTCGGCCTCGATGAGAACACCATCGTCATGTATTCCACCGACAACGGCGCGATGAAAGACGTGTGGCCGGAAGGCGGGCAGTCACCGTTCCGCGGCCAGAAGGCCACCAACTGGGAGGGCGGCTTCCGCGTGCCTACCGCCATCCGCTGGCCCGGGGTCATCAAGCCCGGCACTGTGCTGAACGACATCTTCGCCCACGAAGACATGCTGCCCACGCTGCTGGCCGCCGCCGGCGTCCCCGACGTGAAGGAGCAGTTGCTCAAGGGCATGAAAGTCGGCAACAAGACCTTCAAGGTCCATCTCGACGGCTACAACCTCACCGATGCGCTGGCGGGCAAGACGCCCAGCCCGCGCCATGAGTTCTTCTACTTCCTGGATGACGGCACGCTCGCCGGGCTCCGCTATGACCGGTGGAAGATCGTCTTCGCCGAGAAGCCCGAGTATGGCTGGCCTGTCTGGCAGGCTGAGCCTACGCCGCTGGCATTCCCCAAGCTCTTCAACCTCCGCGCCGACCCCTTCGAGACCGCGGATAAGGATGGCATGGACTACACCCGTTGGACCGCTGAGCACGCATTCGTGCTGGTGCCGGCGCAGCAATACGTCGGGAAGTTCCTCGCCACGTTCAAGGAATATCCACCGAGCCAGAAGGCCGGCAGCTTCTCGCTGGATCGAGTGCTGGAGTCGCTCCAGACCCCGACCAAGGGAGGCAACTGA
- a CDS encoding DUF3313 domain-containing protein has product MVATRFLLLGAICVVAKNYQMVQSPGPDVMHVRIGITEAGKNVPVVDNLTAAYPAAMVLSKGKKYVSSTESFVGKASIEAEATDSQTGELLAAGVDRRGGGKYAWKSFHRWGDVEEAYTYWAKKFAWRACMMRGDATCELPKD; this is encoded by the coding sequence ATGGTTGCAACTCGATTCTTACTGTTGGGTGCGATCTGTGTGGTGGCCAAGAATTATCAGATGGTGCAGTCGCCAGGGCCTGACGTGATGCACGTCCGTATCGGCATTACCGAAGCCGGTAAAAACGTTCCGGTGGTGGATAACCTCACCGCCGCGTATCCGGCCGCCATGGTCCTGTCAAAAGGGAAGAAATACGTGAGCAGCACCGAGTCGTTTGTCGGCAAGGCGTCGATTGAAGCGGAAGCGACCGACAGTCAGACCGGTGAACTGCTGGCTGCCGGAGTCGATCGCCGGGGTGGCGGGAAATATGCCTGGAAGTCATTTCACCGGTGGGGCGATGTCGAAGAAGCTTATACCTATTGGGCCAAAAAGTTTGCCTGGCGGGCCTGCATGATGCGGGGCGACGCCACGTGCGAACTGCCGAAGGACTAG
- a CDS encoding outer membrane protein transport protein — MSVYRRVVVQVSVGAFLLALFLIPGMTHAGGLFLTEFGTEDVALAGAGWAARAQDASTLFKNPAGMSRLEGNQFQGGLQALYFQSGGFSGTNTPQGGNGGGNPVGVVPGASGFYVHSLGKDFKVGLGMLGNFGLGLKNDQGFVGRYYVKQATLVGITFAPVASYRVNEYISIGGGPNVMVAYLKNTVNINTLGQGNGDGQLYLSDTTAGVGGQFGILVEPQKGTRVGVTYYSPIKLDFSTSPTFSNLGTFGSTLQGNGLLTRNIDLGMTVPQHVILSGYHELSDRWAVMGDFGWEDWSDFGKVDVSVSGGASPTSLTTTSNYNDTYHVGIGTQYRLNPEWLLNGGFAYDSSMVSAADRTLAAPVGATYKFGLGANWLMNPKVKLGFSYELAYIGDMAISQNRSLQAGEVTGAYKDTMMHFFAFTMNWGSQGVIFGPGGQAS, encoded by the coding sequence ATGAGCGTGTATCGGCGAGTCGTTGTTCAAGTATCCGTCGGAGCATTTCTTCTGGCGTTGTTCCTTATCCCCGGGATGACTCATGCCGGAGGACTGTTCTTGACGGAATTCGGAACGGAGGACGTGGCCCTTGCGGGAGCAGGCTGGGCGGCGCGCGCGCAGGATGCCTCCACTTTGTTCAAAAATCCAGCCGGCATGAGTCGACTCGAAGGCAATCAATTCCAAGGCGGGTTGCAAGCCTTGTACTTCCAAAGCGGCGGGTTCAGCGGCACCAATACCCCACAGGGCGGGAATGGCGGCGGGAATCCGGTCGGTGTGGTGCCGGGTGCGAGCGGCTTCTATGTGCACAGCCTCGGCAAGGATTTCAAAGTCGGGCTCGGTATGCTGGGGAATTTCGGCTTGGGATTGAAGAATGACCAGGGCTTTGTCGGCCGCTACTATGTGAAGCAGGCGACGTTGGTCGGGATCACGTTTGCGCCGGTGGCGAGCTACCGGGTCAACGAATATATTTCCATTGGAGGCGGTCCCAACGTCATGGTGGCCTATCTGAAGAACACCGTGAACATCAACACCCTGGGCCAGGGCAACGGCGACGGGCAGCTGTATCTCTCGGATACGACCGCGGGCGTCGGCGGCCAGTTCGGCATCCTCGTCGAGCCCCAAAAAGGCACCCGCGTCGGCGTCACCTACTATTCTCCGATCAAATTGGATTTCTCGACCAGCCCCACCTTTTCGAACCTGGGGACGTTCGGGAGCACATTGCAAGGCAATGGTCTCCTGACCCGTAATATCGATCTGGGCATGACGGTGCCGCAGCATGTCATCCTCAGCGGCTATCATGAGCTCAGTGACCGGTGGGCGGTCATGGGCGACTTCGGGTGGGAAGATTGGAGTGATTTCGGTAAGGTCGACGTCTCAGTCTCAGGTGGGGCCAGTCCCACGTCGCTGACGACCACCAGTAACTACAACGACACCTATCACGTGGGGATTGGCACCCAGTACCGGCTGAATCCCGAGTGGTTGCTCAACGGTGGATTTGCCTACGATTCCTCGATGGTCAGCGCAGCGGATCGGACCTTGGCCGCTCCGGTCGGCGCGACCTATAAGTTCGGCCTGGGCGCCAATTGGCTGATGAACCCGAAGGTCAAATTGGGATTCAGCTACGAGCTGGCCTATATCGGTGATATGGCGATCTCGCAAAATCGCAGCTTGCAGGCCGGGGAAGTGACCGGCGCCTACAAGGACACGATGATGCATTTCTTCGCCTTTACCATGAACTGGGGATCTCAAGGGGTGATCTTCGGTCCCGGTGGCCAGGCGTCGTGA
- a CDS encoding transposase has translation MGAHAAEFAEHGPAVAQAQAFARRWREGYPQLVVRLLRDLPELLAFFQCPRALWRKLRTTNVIERCFVEVRRRTRPMVCLVNVQSVERMIFSIFNRFNLEWRPRTLRQFTQVA, from the coding sequence TTGGGTGCACACGCTGCGGAATTTGCTGAGCATGGCCCGGCGGTGGCCCAGGCGCAGGCCTTCGCCCGTCGGTGGCGAGAGGGGTACCCGCAGCTCGTGGTCCGGCTGCTCCGGGATCTCCCCGAGTTGCTGGCGTTCTTCCAGTGTCCGCGGGCGCTCTGGCGCAAGCTGCGGACGACCAATGTGATTGAGCGGTGCTTCGTCGAAGTGCGACGGCGGACCCGCCCGATGGTGTGTCTCGTGAACGTGCAGAGCGTGGAGCGGATGATCTTCTCGATCTTCAACCGATTTAATCTGGAGTGGCGCCCACGCACCCTTCGCCAATTTACACAAGTCGCGTGA
- a CDS encoding transposase, giving the protein MTTLAPWTEQWQHFTSEVREQFWGDLAQHTRQSWQDLLGRLSLEARDCYLGVRDYERSPARTDARNGFYERDFVTRLGTLRVWGARTRHRAFLPAGLVRVERRAAEVLRLIREAFLRGLSTRAVGRMVALVTEEPVSAQTVSRVTRDLDHAVAQFHQAPLADEWRYLFLDGVSLRVRRPTGRKRVQLLVAYGVRADGTRHLLGFTRSTGESQAAWEGLLLDLYRRGLEGHQL; this is encoded by the coding sequence ATGACGACGCTAGCACCGTGGACCGAGCAGTGGCAACACTTCACCTCCGAGGTCCGGGAGCAGTTCTGGGGCGACCTCGCCCAGCACACCCGGCAGAGTTGGCAAGACCTGTTGGGGCGGCTCTCCCTTGAGGCGCGGGATTGCTATCTCGGCGTGCGGGACTATGAACGGAGTCCGGCGCGGACCGATGCCCGGAACGGGTTTTATGAGCGGGACTTCGTGACACGCCTCGGCACGTTGCGAGTGTGGGGCGCCCGGACCCGGCACCGCGCGTTCCTGCCAGCAGGACTCGTGCGGGTGGAGCGCCGAGCGGCGGAGGTGTTGCGGTTGATTCGGGAAGCCTTTTTACGCGGGCTCAGTACGCGGGCCGTGGGCCGCATGGTCGCGCTGGTCACCGAGGAACCGGTCAGTGCCCAGACGGTGTCGCGGGTGACGCGAGATCTCGACCACGCGGTCGCCCAGTTTCATCAGGCCCCACTGGCCGATGAGTGGCGCTATTTGTTTCTGGATGGCGTGAGTCTGCGGGTGCGGCGGCCCACTGGCCGCAAGCGAGTCCAACTCCTCGTGGCCTACGGCGTTCGAGCGGATGGGACACGACACCTGCTTGGGTTTACCCGGAGTACGGGGGAGAGCCAAGCGGCCTGGGAAGGGCTCTTGCTGGATCTCTATCGGCGCGGACTGGAGGGCCACCAGCTCTAG